DNA from Arthrobacter sp. FW305-BF8:
CCGCACCGCCGCGGGCGGCCAGTCGCAGCAGCGGTTCGCCCGGCGCCGCGGCAACCAGGCGGACGCCATGGTGGAGGCCGTGGCGGAGCAGGCGCGGCTGATCTTTGGCGGCCAGGTCTTCGAATACATCCTCCCGGGCGGCGACCGCGGCCTGGCTGACGAGGTCCTGGCCATGCCTGCCCTGAAGCCCTGGGCAGGCCTGCCGCGCCTGGCCTACCTTGATGTTCCCGATCCCCGGGCCGCCGTCCTGAAGAAGGCCGCGGCGGACGCCTGCGCGGTGCGGGTAACAGTGACGGACCCGCCCGCTTAGTGCAGCTCCCTCTCGCCGTTTCGACGGTTCCCCGCCCGTTAGACGTTGCGGAACGTCGTGTGCGCGGGGAACCGTCGTATCGGCCGGGACGCGGCTACTCTTCGGGTGCCAGCGTCACGGTGACCCCGTTGAGGTCCCGGCTGAAGCCCACCTGGCAGGAGAGCCGCGAGCCGCATTCCCGGTAACCGTCGGCCTCCACGAGCAGCTCGAGTTCGTCCTCGCTGCGTTCCCCCAGGGTGCCGAAGACGTCCTGCTCCAGGAACACGTGGCAGGTGGCACAGGAGGCGGTGCCGCCGCACGATGCCAGCACGGGCAGGTCGTTGTCCCGGAGGGCCTCCATCATGCTCTGGTCCGGCTCCCATTCAAGGTCATGGGTGGCGCCTTCGCGGTCGACGACGGTCAGTGCGTTGTTGCTCATGCTGGTGTTGCTCATGTCGGTTTCCTTAGGATCGTGCTGCTGCAAGGTCAGCATCGGAGTGGTTGGGTGTGCCGGAAATGGCTCCGGCGAGGGGGATGACGGGGTCCGCGGCCAGCACCGGGTCGATGCGGGCTCCTTGGGCGATCAGCCGCTTGGCCGTGCGGAAGTCGGCCAGGTTGGCGATGGTGTCGACGGCGGCGAGCCGGCCGTCGCGGAGGTAGACCACGGAGAATTTGCCGCCGGAGGCTTCGCCGCGGACTATTACCTGGTCCTCGGGATGGCGGACGCCTGCGGTCTGCAGCCGGACACCGTGCTGGACGGTCCAGAACCAAGGGATTTCCAGTTCAGCGGGTGCCTGGCCGGTGATGTGCGCGGCCACCCGGTCCGCCCGTGCCAGCGCGTTCTGGATGCATTCGAGCCGCTGGCTGGCGCCGTCGATGGGACTGGTGAAGCGCGTGACGTCCCCGCTGGCGTAGACCGCGGGATCGGAAGTCCGGCCGTCCCCGTCCACGAGGATGCCGTCCCGGCAGTCGATGCCGGCGTCCTCGGCAAGCTCCTGATTGGGCAGGACGCCGATGCCGGCGAGTACGACGTCGGCAGGAAAGACTGTGCTGTCGGCGACGGTCACGCGTTCGGCCCGTTGTCCGCCGTCGATCGACGTTACCGCGGCGCCGAAGACGAACCGGACCCCGTGCCGCTCGTGGAGCTGTTCGAAGTGGCGCGAGACGGGGACTGAGGTTACCCGGCTCATCACCCGGTTCTGGAATTCGAGCACTGTGACCTCGCAGCCCTTCGCGGCCGCAGCCGCGGCCACTTCCAGGCCGATGTACCCGGCACCGATGATGGCCACGCGGGCTCCCGGAACCAGCAGCCGCTTGAGTTCGAGGGCGTCGTCCCGGGTGCGTAGGGACCTGACTCCCGCAAGACCGGCACCTGGCACGGTGAGGGGCCGCGCCCGCGAACCTGTGGCGATGACCAGCCGGTGGTAGGCCTGCCGCGTCCCGTCGGACAGCAGCACTGTCCGGCCGTCCCTGTCGATGGACTCCGCGGTGACCCCGGAGAGCCGGTCGATGCCCTTGTCCGCGTAGAACTTCTCCTTGCGGAGCACGGCTGAGTCATCCGGGGCGCCGTCCTTCAGGAGTTCCTTGGAGAGCGGCGGCCGCTCGTAGGGCAGTTCGTTCTCCGCGTCGATGAGCAGGATGCTGCCTTCCCAGCCGCGGGTGCGGAGCCCTGCGGCGACAGCGACGCCGGAGTGTCCCGAACCGACGATGACCACCGGGTCCTGGGTCAATGCCGGTGCTATGGTGCCTGTCCCGCTACGCATTGGTCTCCTCCAGCATCACGTGGAGGTGCTCCGGGCCCGAGTTCGTCAG
Protein-coding regions in this window:
- a CDS encoding 2Fe-2S iron-sulfur cluster-binding protein, producing the protein MSNTSMSNNALTVVDREGATHDLEWEPDQSMMEALRDNDLPVLASCGGTASCATCHVFLEQDVFGTLGERSEDELELLVEADGYRECGSRLSCQVGFSRDLNGVTVTLAPEE
- a CDS encoding NAD(P)/FAD-dependent oxidoreductase → MRSGTGTIAPALTQDPVVIVGSGHSGVAVAAGLRTRGWEGSILLIDAENELPYERPPLSKELLKDGAPDDSAVLRKEKFYADKGIDRLSGVTAESIDRDGRTVLLSDGTRQAYHRLVIATGSRARPLTVPGAGLAGVRSLRTRDDALELKRLLVPGARVAIIGAGYIGLEVAAAAAAKGCEVTVLEFQNRVMSRVTSVPVSRHFEQLHERHGVRFVFGAAVTSIDGGQRAERVTVADSTVFPADVVLAGIGVLPNQELAEDAGIDCRDGILVDGDGRTSDPAVYASGDVTRFTSPIDGASQRLECIQNALARADRVAAHITGQAPAELEIPWFWTVQHGVRLQTAGVRHPEDQVIVRGEASGGKFSVVYLRDGRLAAVDTIANLADFRTAKRLIAQGARIDPVLAADPVIPLAGAISGTPNHSDADLAAARS